One window of Sinorhizobium fredii NGR234 genomic DNA carries:
- a CDS encoding DUF3563 family protein, with protein MFKQLKKITRALHIPTIEEREIAYLNGSVDRIDLEYRQRQIDRGLFRRDF; from the coding sequence ATGTTCAAGCAGTTGAAGAAAATCACCCGTGCCCTGCACATTCCCACCATCGAAGAGCGCGAGATCGCCTATCTGAACGGCTCGGTCGACCGCATCGACCTCGAGTACCGTCAACGTCAGATCGATCGCGGCCTGTTCCGCAGGGACTTCTGA
- a CDS encoding DUF2062 domain-containing protein, whose product MLFRRRKPVTISERLRAFFWPRKGLSRGPRYVALRILRLNSSPHSIAVGVAAGAAAACTPLFGLHIVLAVILAWLFSGNLVAAVITTALANPITIPVILTASYEIGMAITGPQAGPSVGSVEIARLIEKMQLVELWGPVLKPMLVGSLALALGGASVFYPLAFQTARTFQGRRRERLQKAGSPS is encoded by the coding sequence ATGTTATTTAGGCGCCGGAAACCGGTCACGATCTCCGAAAGACTTCGCGCCTTCTTCTGGCCGCGCAAGGGCTTGTCGCGCGGTCCACGTTATGTCGCGCTGCGCATTCTTCGTCTGAACTCCTCTCCTCATTCGATTGCCGTCGGCGTAGCGGCGGGCGCTGCTGCCGCGTGCACACCGTTGTTCGGCTTGCACATCGTCCTTGCGGTCATTCTTGCCTGGCTCTTCTCCGGCAATCTCGTGGCGGCGGTGATCACCACTGCACTCGCCAATCCGATTACCATTCCCGTGATCCTGACGGCGTCTTACGAGATCGGCATGGCAATCACGGGGCCGCAGGCCGGTCCAAGCGTCGGCTCGGTGGAGATTGCCCGGTTGATCGAGAAAATGCAGCTTGTCGAGCTTTGGGGGCCCGTGCTCAAGCCGATGCTCGTCGGGTCGCTGGCTCTTGCGCTCGGCGGTGCTTCAGTCTTCTACCCGCTCGCCTTCCAGACCGCCCGGACGTTCCAGGGACGGCGGCGGGAGCGACTGCAGAAAGCCGGAAGCCCGTCATGA